A segment of the Lolium perenne isolate Kyuss_39 chromosome 3, Kyuss_2.0, whole genome shotgun sequence genome:
CTGCCTCCTTGGCGAGCGCAGCGACGCGTGCGGCGTCGGCCTCCGAGAAGAAGGACGAGCGCCAGCTCCCGGCGAGGCCCTGATCCGCGAGCACCGACCCTTCCACGTAGTCCATGAGCCCGGACACAGCGCCGGTGCCGATCTCGACGTCGATGTCGATGAGCCGCTCCTGGTCCTTGGTGAGCGCCGCGGCGTCCGTGTACAGGAGCCGCACCCAGCGAGCCCTCGCCGGCGCCGGCACGAGCGGGATGCGAGCCCGCGTTATGACGCCGAACTGCCCCAGCCCGCCCAGCACGGCGTCGAAAAGGTCGCGGTCCTTCTCCTTCGAGCACGTCACCCTCTCGCCGAGTCCTACATGAACGTGAGTGACATACTGACATGCATGAAGAACGTCTACGCCAGGTTCATCGTGTGTGGTCGTGCGCTCGTGCAGGTACGTACCGGTGATGACGTCGAGTTCTTGGACGTTGGATATCTGGGGGCCGTGGCGGAAGGCCTGGCCGCTGATGCCGGCGTTGGAGAGTGTGCCGCCGACGGTGAGGTGGAGGTAGTCGGTCCACGACCTCGGAGTGAGGCCGTGCGCGAGGGAGGCATGCAGCACGTCCACCCACAGCTGCTCGCCGCCGGCGTCGATGTAGCGGCCGTCGACAGACACGGAGAGGCGGGCAGCAGAGCTGCCGGCGAGGCGCCCGAGCGACGGCATATCTACTACGACGCCCCCGGGCGCCGATGCCTGGCCGCGGATCGAGTGGCCGCAGCCACGGGCGGACACCGGGAATGGGGAGGGGCGAGCGCTCGACGCGCGCAGCAGAGCGGCGATGTCGTCGGGGCACGACGGGTAGAGCACGGCCGCCGGCACGTCGACGTCTACCGACATGTTGCCGAAGTCGGCGGACGCGCGAGCGGTGGCCTCGGCGTCGTCGCGGATCAACGCGCGGACGCCGAGGTCGCGGAGCTCGTCGGGGTGGGACAAGGCTGGCCTCCACGCGAGCGCATGATCACCATAAGCTGATGGATCAGCTCGTATGGTACTGAGGACACAGTTGAGAACGAAGAGAGCAGCTATGATCATCTCTCTCGCTGTGTGTATGGCAACCATATGAGTGTCTTGCTTCGAGTGATCGATCGATCAGTTTCTATGTTTCCTGGTACTCTTTTTCAAACGGAGAATGGGGGTATAAATAGGGCTGGTATGGAACTGTCTGAATGACGACTTGGAATTTTATTTCCAGTGATCTGTAACGTAGAGAGGCCCAAAGATTCTTTGCTTTATTGTGCCGTACGTACTTCGTGATCATTTCATGCACAAGTACAGCTGAGTTACAAAAAGATGAAGATACGTGTATATCACAGAGATCTTGCAATCTGTGTCGTACGAGCAGCTACAGCTATCGGCGCCTAGGAGTAGCCGGTCGGCACTGTGAACGTTCGTTTTACACGTTGTATGCTTTATTTTCTTTTGATGAGGAGATTAGACAAACCACTGTGTTTCTTGCACAAACTAATCATTTTATGTGTTTTTGTGAAGTATGAAATAATGGATTAACTCAACTAACAATAGTATTGACGATGACTGAGGCCCGTGAGTCAGGGATTATGTTGCAAGTAGTATGTCTAGCGTGTCATCCTGAATCGTTTCGTCACTTGCTCTTAAATTCGGTGCAATTTTAATCAAATTTTCAAATAATTTAGATAACCAGTAATTGAAGTATTTCACAGTAACTAGTCTGGAAAGTTTTGACACATTTTAAGCCAACCGCATAACAACACCCGTCACCTTCCTGAGTTTGGTCGAAAACTTGGCAAAAAAATTTGACCTATTTTAATGATGAGCATTTCTTTGTGAAATATGGACATTCAATTTATGCGACTTAATAACTAATTTGTAGGTCCCAATTATCAGAATTTTTGTTAACTAGATTAATCTTTATTTGTACATATTTTCAATGTGCTACATGAATATTTGGTTGTTTAGAAAAATACGTAAAATGAGTAGTTTACGTAACAATGACAATGATAGTCGATCGGTTATTTGTGTATTTCAGTACTCTTCTGAAATTCTTCCGCCTAAATTCGTACGTATACGCACGTGTAGCTAACAACACACACATGTAACAACTAACTATTTGTCTACCATGTACCATGCGTGGCCAGCAATTAATCAGCTATATATGTTAGCGAAGACATGAGAACACCTAGGACAAAGCTCGGGCATCATGATGAGCCGATCGAAGAGAGCAACACAGGCAATCAGGCATCATGCATCATGAGGTAGTGGTACCTGGTACGACATGCATGCGTGTGGTTGGATTTGTAGGTGCATGCATCACGACTTCACGACACATTGCATTAATGTGTAAACCGTACAACCAAAGACTTTCCTGGAGAATCTTACACAAATAATCGAACTGATGTGAGCCCAATCCTAATCGAAATGAATAGTGGCATTAATCGATTTGCGTGTTTTGCTGATAAGAAATAACAGGCAACACTAACTTACAAATTCAAAGGGACCAGGCATACACTAGTAGAAATAACTTACATAGCGAAAAAAGACTAGTGTCGCAATTTAAATATTCCATGTCCCCGGCATTTGCGGAAAATAGCGGCGCCTGCCACCAATATTTGCTTACCGGCAGCCACTGGTGTTTTTTTTTAACAAGGAGCGCCTCGAAGGGCCTGAAAGCATCTCATTAATTCCGAATGGTGGATGTACAAGTTATTACAAAGGACCCCATAAGATCAGAAAAAACATATAGGTCATCAGTATTTGCAGAAAAAACCCCACTAAAATATGTAAAAAAGCAATCCGATCCTTCTCTTTCTCCACCGCCGAGCCAGAGGTTAGCATCGCCGCCGTCATGCCTAGAAGCGAGGACGGAACCACTTTCTGCTATGCAGACGTAGTATGCGGTAGCAGACCTCAAGAGGGGCCTCACAAAGGAGGTTAAACATTCATCGGAGCCCTTCACCAGCTTTTGGATAGGCCATGGATATATAGGCCTTAGATGTCGGATGGCTACCATGCACCTGCCGCCGAGGTGATGCTCAAGAAAATCGCTTACCAGCTCCACTGATGGTTGACGCTGATGCTCATCcaacactactagggaaaagcttataggtggaggcaaaacgtgccggcgcaccacctaggacgtgcgccggtgcaaagtgttgccggcgcaccaggaagtcgccgcgccggcgatgcaggcatactgccggcgcacctgcgGAGAAGACGCGCCGGGGAAAATTCCTGGCATGGGCttggccgattcgggccaggcccaggaaacgctgccggcgcaccagcccaggagcgcgccggcggtaatttGCTGTTGCCGGCGtgctcctgggctggtgcgccggcagtgtttcTGGGCCCGGCCCGGAGCAACTATAGCCGGATGGGGtatatgttgccggcgcaccatggtccaggtgcgccggcaataacctgggagttatttcagccaccaaccagcacactcactcacacactcactacactccacttctccacacaacccgagccttctcccaacccagctcatttttgcctattcctatccccaatttagctaatttgaccaaacaaaatcatattttttgagcaaatcttcccttcctacatgcatctcccacatccccctatgtagatctagatctactatcccgcgttgaccgctcaatctagatctagatctagaaagtcggcttccatacgccattgtcgcggcgcgtcgtctcgatctcgtcgacaattatatcaaacaaataggtgattaatgaacaaattgaggaatgaaatcgatgtatgttggacatttgaagcaaagctctcgtgtgtggcatatatatatatgttgtgtttgtgcttgtgcttgtgtgtgttggcgttgaaaatgagttgccaacgttgcgccgaaatgttgattctttaagtttccgtttcggcacatttctggcgctcctatgtcctaccgtgtaggaaggtcatgccgaaattttccgtgaaaactaccgacggatgcatggttctaatcaattatgtaatcttaccatgcaggcgataatggttatcgagatgagtgaaagcatcgtgatgagatatctgaaacacgcgatcatcgacatgtatgaaaataaccgcacggaggtattgtgtccgtgccggagatgcaaacgagggaaatggtttggcccgtattcaggcaaattgcaggggcacctgctcactaatggtttcatgcatggacacactcaatggatgagtgatgatggcgcggaggtcaatggggcgacggcggcaggtggtaataatggccggcaagaaggagggcatcatgatattgacgacgatgaagagtttgtcgcacaggacgataaccttgacgacgacaataaccttgacgacgacaataaccttgacgacgacgaagaggtgccgctagcttcagtcgtgcaggaccctcatcttcaagatctgcttctcgaaaagacgaaaggcgccaagcggaaatcaaagcttgagcaactcgagatagactcgaatactccgttgtacgactcaggtcgcgggttgggggagtctcgcttgagagtagctctcgatgtgctgcagatgaaggcgaaacacggatggacggacacaagcgtcgacgacatcctggaatacgtgaaagatctccttcctgccgggaacacgtgtcctggtagtctagccgaggccaagagaatcacgtgccctctcgacttaccccacgaaaagtatcacgcctgcatcaacgactgtatcatgtatcgcaaggagcacatggataagaccaaatgtcctgtgtgtgaagctgaacggtacaagaaagggaagaagaaagctcctcggaaagttgtgtggtacttcccgctcgccccccggcttcaacggttctacgcggaccgcaaggaagcaaagctcatgcgctggcacgcagaaagaaaggaggcagtgttgaatgataaagagcggattgagcacccagtgctgacgcacccttcggatgcaagccagtggaaagcattagacaatgaattcggaagttttggggcagatcccagaaacatcaggttgggtgcgagcacggacggattcaatccgttcggaaaccagagcagcacacatagcacatggcccgtgtttgtatggatctattactgtcccccctcctgcttcacttttagtccggccgaggtcgatcaatttttcaattgccttctaggagtcagagtgcccttcggttactccgggcta
Coding sequences within it:
- the LOC127341843 gene encoding cytokinin dehydrogenase 2; its protein translation is MVAIHTAREMIIAALFVLNCVLSTIRADPSAYGDHALAWRPALSHPDELRDLGVRALIRDDAEATARASADFGNMSVDVDVPAAVLYPSCPDDIAALLRASSARPSPFPVSARGCGHSIRGQASAPGGVVVDMPSLGRLAGSSAARLSVSVDGRYIDAGGEQLWVDVLHASLAHGLTPRSWTDYLHLTVGGTLSNAGISGQAFRHGPQISNVQELDVITGLGERVTCSKEKDRDLFDAVLGGLGQFGVITRARIPLVPAPARARWVRLLYTDAAALTKDQERLIDIDVEIGTGAVSGLMDYVEGSVLADQGLAGSWRSSFFSEADAARVAALAKEAGGVLYCLEGALYYGGAAGSERNVDKKLDVLLRELRYERGFGFVQDVSYVGFLDRVRDGELKLRATGLWEVPHPWLNLFLPRSHVLDFAAGVFHGILRRGTTGASGPVLIYPMNRNRWGGEASVVFPEEEEVFYTVGILRSSVPASSDGGQLLRRLEEQNEEIMRFCEDAGMACVQYLPYYAAQSGWEKKHFGPNRWARFVERKRKYDPKAILSRGQRIFTSPLA